Proteins found in one Fulvitalea axinellae genomic segment:
- a CDS encoding type IX secretion system membrane protein PorP/SprF, with product MKNHVLVYLYAAYVALKTSCGGSGFWRGARLSVKLSIVVLFLTLSNLAEAQQDPMFTQYLNNSVLQNPAYAGSNNTIQGMLLYRSQWMGFEGAPQTTAASFNMPWVKYGIGIGGSMYVDEIGPERELFTAMDFSYRIKLGESEEKVWVPIRKTYDYLMKQREQKFTTYLSFGLKMSFSDYKVLLDPEDATQPGDAELFNDINRRALNVGFGLYLYSPKYYVSFAIPQLLGHDFLDGEQTTRKKSFDELYYYLSGGYVFSLNPYVKFKPTTMIRYVQGAPLSVDVNANFLFLERFWAGLGYRLGDALLGNMEYRITDHFSVGYSYDMTTTSLAQYSSGTHEITLKFDFLIKTLAPCKPYF from the coding sequence ATGAAAAACCATGTATTGGTATATTTATACGCGGCCTATGTTGCGTTGAAGACTTCATGTGGGGGGAGCGGTTTTTGGCGTGGGGCTAGACTAAGTGTGAAGTTGTCCATTGTAGTCTTGTTTTTGACTTTATCCAATCTGGCCGAAGCCCAGCAAGACCCGATGTTTACGCAATATTTGAACAATTCGGTATTGCAAAATCCTGCATATGCAGGTTCGAATAATACCATTCAAGGTATGTTGCTTTACCGTTCGCAGTGGATGGGCTTTGAAGGAGCGCCACAGACAACGGCCGCTTCGTTTAATATGCCGTGGGTGAAATACGGTATCGGGATTGGCGGTTCAATGTATGTGGATGAGATCGGTCCGGAGAGAGAGTTGTTTACGGCAATGGACTTTTCTTATCGGATTAAGCTTGGTGAAAGCGAGGAGAAAGTTTGGGTGCCAATCCGTAAAACTTACGATTACCTGATGAAGCAAAGGGAACAAAAGTTCACTACTTATCTCTCTTTTGGCCTCAAAATGAGCTTTTCGGACTATAAGGTGTTGCTCGATCCCGAGGACGCAACCCAACCCGGTGACGCCGAGTTGTTCAACGATATAAACCGCAGGGCTTTGAATGTAGGTTTCGGCCTTTACCTTTACAGCCCTAAATATTATGTGAGTTTCGCCATTCCGCAACTTCTCGGTCACGACTTTTTGGATGGCGAGCAGACAACGAGAAAAAAATCGTTTGATGAGCTTTACTACTACTTGAGTGGAGGGTATGTTTTTTCGCTAAATCCTTACGTGAAATTTAAGCCCACAACAATGATCCGCTACGTGCAGGGAGCGCCCCTTTCAGTGGACGTAAACGCGAATTTCCTTTTCCTGGAGCGCTTCTGGGCGGGCCTCGGCTATCGTCTTGGCGACGCTCTGTTGGGGAATATGGAATACCGAATTACCGATCACTTTAGCGTTGGCTACTCTTATGACATGACAACTACGAGCCTTGCCCAATACAGTTCGGGCACGCATGAGATTACGCTTAAGTTCGACTTCCTGATAAAGACATTGGCTCCTTGTAAGCCATATTTCTAA
- a CDS encoding M61 family metallopeptidase, giving the protein MTKRSQISLGLFAALFFFSAWAQAAPKIEYKLSMPEPYTHYFEVEMKVSNLKTSYIDLKMPVWAPGSYLVREFAKSVEGFQAMDANGNPLKSEKTDKATWRIQSKKAKSVTARYRVYAYELSVRTSFLDASHGYLNGTSVFMYVAGQKKTPVTVTVKPYKEWKKVNTGLDPVPGKKFTYSAPNYDVLADAPFEIGNQREFHFESKGVKFTVAMYGKADYNENTLKAEMKKVVDACSDVFGGDQPNKDYTFIVHNLSHGGGGLEHLNSTTLQVNRWAYATKGGMQSFLSLVCHEYIHVWNVKRLRPKSLGPFDYQSENYTTLLWVSEGITSYYDELLLERTGILSKKEYLGRLKNGIGSIENQPGQRVQPLAMSSFDTWIKAYRPNENSYNTTISYYTKGSVVAAMLDLAIIDATDGKKKLDDVMLELYRKTYLKNGSGFTERDFVNTVNQVAGKSMDDFFKNYIHSTKQIPYNEFFDKVGIKMIDRNKGRQTRAYLGAMTSERGGKLTITRVIRGTSAYENGLNVNDEIIAVDGFRVNSSELSKLIGFKRPGETAKVTISRDGLLMDINVTLKADNRANIALMEIENPTDRQKRLKEFWLKKN; this is encoded by the coding sequence ATGACTAAACGTTCTCAGATATCGCTCGGCCTTTTCGCCGCGCTGTTCTTTTTTAGCGCCTGGGCACAGGCCGCTCCCAAGATCGAATACAAGCTTTCAATGCCGGAACCTTACACCCACTATTTTGAAGTGGAAATGAAGGTATCCAATCTCAAAACCTCTTATATCGACCTGAAAATGCCCGTATGGGCCCCAGGTTCGTATTTAGTAAGAGAATTCGCCAAAAGCGTTGAGGGGTTCCAGGCTATGGACGCCAACGGCAACCCGCTCAAAAGCGAAAAAACCGACAAGGCCACCTGGAGAATCCAAAGCAAAAAAGCCAAGTCCGTCACGGCCCGCTATCGTGTATACGCTTACGAGCTTTCCGTAAGAACAAGTTTCCTTGACGCTTCGCACGGCTATCTCAACGGCACCAGCGTATTTATGTACGTTGCGGGACAAAAGAAAACTCCCGTTACCGTTACGGTAAAGCCTTACAAAGAATGGAAAAAGGTGAACACTGGCCTAGATCCCGTTCCCGGCAAGAAATTCACTTACTCAGCGCCAAACTATGACGTATTGGCCGACGCTCCGTTCGAAATCGGAAACCAAAGGGAATTCCACTTCGAATCAAAAGGCGTTAAGTTTACCGTTGCCATGTACGGCAAAGCCGACTACAACGAAAACACCCTGAAGGCGGAGATGAAGAAAGTGGTTGACGCCTGCTCCGATGTATTCGGGGGTGACCAACCGAACAAGGACTACACGTTCATCGTTCACAACCTCAGCCACGGCGGCGGCGGTTTGGAACACCTCAACTCCACCACGCTCCAAGTCAACCGCTGGGCATACGCCACCAAAGGCGGAATGCAGAGCTTCCTCAGCTTGGTGTGCCACGAATACATCCACGTCTGGAACGTAAAAAGGCTCCGCCCGAAAAGCCTCGGCCCGTTCGACTACCAGAGCGAGAACTACACTACCCTGCTTTGGGTAAGCGAAGGCATCACAAGCTACTACGACGAGCTGTTGCTGGAAAGAACAGGTATCCTTTCGAAAAAAGAATACTTGGGACGACTCAAAAACGGCATCGGAAGCATCGAGAACCAGCCAGGGCAACGCGTGCAACCTCTTGCCATGTCAAGCTTCGACACTTGGATCAAGGCTTACCGCCCCAATGAGAACAGCTACAACACCACGATCTCCTATTATACCAAAGGAAGCGTGGTGGCCGCTATGCTCGACTTAGCCATTATCGACGCCACCGACGGCAAGAAAAAACTCGACGACGTAATGCTCGAACTTTATCGCAAGACGTATCTGAAAAACGGAAGCGGGTTCACTGAGCGCGACTTCGTCAACACCGTCAACCAAGTGGCCGGAAAAAGCATGGATGATTTCTTCAAAAACTACATCCACAGCACAAAGCAGATTCCATACAACGAATTCTTCGATAAAGTCGGAATCAAGATGATCGACCGCAACAAGGGACGCCAAACCCGCGCGTATCTCGGAGCCATGACTTCGGAAAGAGGCGGCAAGCTGACAATTACCCGGGTAATCCGCGGTACATCCGCTTACGAAAACGGACTGAACGTCAACGACGAAATCATAGCCGTGGACGGATTCCGTGTAAACTCATCGGAACTTTCGAAACTGATCGGATTCAAACGTCCGGGCGAAACCGCCAAGGTCACTATCTCTCGCGACGGATTGCTAATGGACATAAATGTCACACTCAAAGCCGACAACCGCGCAAACATAGCCCTCATGGAAATCGAGAATCCAACCGATCGCCAGAAAAGGCTCAAAGAATTCTGGCTTAAGAAAAATTAA
- a CDS encoding TetR/AcrR family transcriptional regulator, translating into MDRHTKKSEEILETARKLFFKSGYTSITMDDISKSLGMSKKTLYKYYKGKHELLLVVVENWKTRLSQSVQEIFTDPETPYAVKLRELLTLTGTSLADVSAVFMMDIQENVPEVWNDVTRYKREAAFLRFRRLIEEGQKKGLVLPTVNKDLVVALYASAINNLLDPVFWRVLPIDVQSGIPENPSEIFDQAVNVIYEGILSAEAKKEYEELKG; encoded by the coding sequence ATGGACAGGCATACGAAAAAAAGCGAGGAAATATTGGAAACAGCCCGAAAGCTGTTTTTCAAGTCGGGATATACGTCGATTACTATGGACGACATCTCGAAAAGCTTAGGAATGAGCAAAAAAACGCTTTATAAGTATTACAAAGGCAAGCACGAATTGCTGCTGGTGGTGGTGGAAAATTGGAAAACCCGACTGTCGCAAAGCGTGCAGGAAATTTTCACTGACCCGGAAACTCCGTATGCGGTAAAGCTTCGAGAATTATTGACGCTGACAGGCACAAGCCTTGCCGACGTGAGCGCCGTATTTATGATGGACATTCAGGAGAATGTGCCGGAGGTATGGAATGACGTGACCAGGTACAAGCGCGAGGCGGCTTTTTTGCGTTTCCGCAGATTGATTGAAGAGGGGCAGAAGAAAGGTTTGGTATTGCCTACGGTAAACAAGGATTTGGTAGTGGCGCTGTACGCTAGCGCAATCAATAATCTACTTGATCCGGTTTTCTGGAGAGTGTTGCCGATAGACGTGCAGTCCGGAATACCGGAGAATCCGTCGGAGATTTTTGATCAGGCCGTAAACGTGATTTACGAAGGTATTTTGAGCGCTGAAGCTAAAAAAGAGTATGAGGAACTGAAAGGTTGA
- the ligA gene encoding NAD-dependent DNA ligase LigA encodes MDKEQARNEILELRQKLNYYNEQYYLHENSVVSDREFDSLLEKLIALEKAHPEFDDPNSPSSRVGGGITKEFPTVTHRYPMLSLGNTYSAEDLADFDQRIRKTLGDEPFEYLCELKFDGVAMSLRYENGKLSAGVTRGNGTQGDDVTNNVRTIRTVPLSLSGQDFPEDFEVRGEVMLPLKEFRRINAEREDIGEAQLANPRNAASGTIKMQDSKVVASRNLDCYLYYLLGENLGVGNQAEALEKMKEWGFFVSPTYRLCANLDEVMEYIEHWREGRNELGVETDGIVIKINDFKQRERLGNTSKSPRWAIAYKYETERAYTKLKNVTYQVGRTGAVTPVANLEPVDLAGTVVKRASLYNANEIERLGLRKGDTVGVEKGGEIIPKIVDVATENRPDESKSIAFVENCPECDTKLIRKEGEAVHYCPNETGCPPQIKGKIEHFVQRQAMNIMSLGTRTINALFNKGLANNIADLYELTYDQVIELEGFKEKSVNKLLQAIEDSKKKPFETVLFAIGIRFVGKTVAEKLARHFGSIDKIEQADFETLIDVPEIGEQIANSVIEFFKNEKSKELIERLKSHGLQFEVVADDSQSPASNQLDGLSFVVSGVFANFSRDGIKDAVKAHGGKIVSAISSKVDYLLAGEKIGPSKLSKAEKLGTKIISEEDFAELISD; translated from the coding sequence ATGGACAAAGAACAGGCACGGAACGAGATACTGGAATTACGCCAAAAGCTCAACTACTATAACGAGCAATATTATCTCCACGAAAACTCCGTGGTAAGCGACAGAGAATTCGATTCCTTACTCGAAAAACTCATCGCCCTGGAAAAAGCCCACCCAGAGTTCGACGACCCGAACTCGCCGTCGAGCCGCGTGGGCGGAGGGATAACCAAAGAATTCCCTACCGTAACGCACCGCTACCCGATGCTATCGCTCGGCAACACCTACTCGGCAGAAGACTTGGCCGATTTTGACCAGCGGATCCGCAAAACCCTCGGCGACGAGCCGTTCGAATATCTATGCGAACTCAAATTCGACGGCGTGGCCATGAGCCTGCGCTACGAAAACGGTAAACTCAGCGCCGGCGTAACACGCGGAAACGGAACGCAGGGCGACGACGTAACCAACAACGTCCGCACCATCCGCACCGTACCGCTCAGCCTTTCGGGCCAAGATTTCCCCGAAGATTTCGAAGTACGGGGCGAGGTAATGCTTCCGCTCAAAGAGTTCCGTCGCATCAACGCCGAGCGCGAGGACATCGGCGAAGCCCAATTGGCAAACCCGAGGAACGCCGCTTCGGGAACCATAAAAATGCAGGACTCCAAAGTCGTGGCTTCCCGTAACCTTGACTGCTACCTCTATTATCTGTTGGGAGAAAACCTTGGAGTCGGAAACCAAGCCGAAGCCTTGGAAAAGATGAAGGAATGGGGATTCTTCGTTTCGCCCACATACAGGCTTTGCGCCAACCTCGACGAGGTAATGGAATATATAGAGCATTGGCGGGAAGGGCGTAACGAGTTGGGCGTGGAAACCGACGGAATCGTAATCAAGATCAACGATTTCAAACAACGCGAACGCCTGGGCAACACATCCAAGAGCCCGCGCTGGGCAATCGCCTATAAATACGAAACGGAAAGGGCTTACACCAAGCTCAAAAACGTTACTTACCAAGTGGGTCGCACAGGAGCCGTGACTCCCGTAGCCAACTTGGAACCCGTTGATTTGGCCGGAACGGTAGTGAAAAGAGCGTCACTCTACAACGCCAACGAGATCGAACGCCTCGGTCTCCGCAAAGGCGATACGGTAGGCGTGGAAAAAGGCGGGGAAATCATCCCAAAAATCGTGGACGTGGCCACCGAAAACCGTCCAGACGAAAGCAAATCCATCGCTTTTGTGGAGAATTGCCCCGAATGCGACACCAAACTGATACGCAAAGAAGGAGAAGCGGTTCACTACTGCCCGAACGAGACCGGCTGTCCGCCGCAGATCAAAGGCAAGATAGAGCACTTCGTACAGCGCCAGGCCATGAATATCATGAGTCTGGGCACACGCACCATCAACGCGCTGTTCAACAAAGGCTTGGCCAACAACATCGCCGACCTGTACGAACTGACTTACGACCAAGTAATCGAACTCGAAGGCTTCAAGGAGAAATCGGTCAACAAACTGCTCCAAGCCATCGAAGACTCTAAAAAGAAACCTTTCGAAACCGTCCTTTTCGCCATCGGCATCCGCTTCGTGGGGAAAACCGTGGCCGAAAAATTGGCCCGCCACTTCGGGTCGATAGACAAAATAGAGCAAGCGGATTTCGAAACGCTGATCGACGTGCCCGAAATCGGGGAACAGATTGCCAATAGCGTAATCGAGTTCTTCAAAAACGAAAAAAGCAAAGAGCTAATCGAGCGACTCAAGTCGCACGGCCTTCAGTTCGAGGTAGTGGCCGACGACTCACAAAGTCCGGCGAGCAATCAACTTGACGGTTTATCCTTTGTAGTCTCCGGAGTTTTTGCCAACTTCAGCCGCGACGGAATCAAAGACGCCGTGAAAGCCCACGGAGGAAAAATCGTCTCGGCCATTTCCAGCAAAGTCGATTACCTGCTGGCCGGAGAGAAAATCGGCCCGTCGAAACTCTCCAAGGCGGAAAAGCTCGGCACGAAAATAATCTCCGAAGAAGATTTCGCCGAATTGATTTCGGACTGA
- a CDS encoding DUF6913 domain-containing protein, which yields MFVLKERLLERSTEKQLRKNKAKRNPASWENAQTAGILFTIGDEKKTDAAKRLRTELRNSGKGKKISLIAYFPGEKDCPIEDFDIFTSADFDWKGRPVHEMIGAFMDKPFDFLFHIDTEPNAVTDHLLAASKAKCRVGIFRPGAEDYYELMLGGGAGYSDAIQEMLHYIHVLEDYA from the coding sequence ATGTTCGTCCTTAAAGAGCGTCTGCTCGAACGGAGCACCGAAAAACAGCTCAGGAAAAACAAAGCGAAAAGAAATCCCGCTTCCTGGGAAAACGCCCAAACCGCCGGTATCCTTTTCACCATCGGTGACGAGAAGAAAACCGACGCGGCCAAGAGGCTCCGTACCGAACTGAGGAACAGCGGCAAGGGTAAGAAAATATCCCTGATAGCCTATTTTCCCGGCGAAAAGGACTGCCCTATCGAAGACTTCGACATTTTCACGTCGGCGGATTTCGACTGGAAAGGGCGCCCCGTTCACGAGATGATCGGAGCGTTCATGGACAAGCCATTCGATTTTCTGTTCCATATAGACACGGAACCGAATGCGGTCACGGACCACCTGCTGGCCGCCTCGAAGGCAAAGTGCCGCGTGGGTATATTCCGCCCCGGGGCAGAGGACTATTACGAACTGATGTTAGGCGGTGGCGCCGGCTATTCCGACGCCATCCAGGAGATGTTACATTACATTCACGTGCTAGAGGATTATGCGTAA
- the dapA gene encoding 4-hydroxy-tetrahydrodipicolinate synthase, giving the protein MRNLKGSGVALVTPFTEDHEIDFESLGNILRHTAQDSDYWVVMGTTGESATLEEEEKQEVLSFVLDNNPENLPIVYGVGGNDTRSVVKRLKQSNLEGVDAVLSVSPYYNKPSQEGIIRHFTAVADASPKPVILYNVPGRTGSNMSAETTLKLAEHENIIGIKEASGDLNQCIEIAKHKPADFLLISGDDMLTTSLISFGGAGVISVLANAFPALMGKMTNAALQGDFGVASNALFALSSINPHMYTESNPVGVKAAMEILGVCKGHVRLPLAEASEGLRANIEAEIKKMGL; this is encoded by the coding sequence ATGCGTAACTTGAAAGGCTCCGGAGTGGCTTTGGTCACCCCGTTTACCGAAGACCACGAGATCGATTTCGAATCGCTCGGCAACATTCTGCGCCATACGGCCCAGGATTCCGACTACTGGGTAGTCATGGGTACCACCGGCGAGTCCGCCACGCTTGAGGAGGAGGAAAAACAGGAAGTCCTGAGCTTCGTACTCGACAACAACCCCGAAAATCTCCCGATCGTGTACGGTGTGGGAGGAAACGACACCCGCTCGGTGGTCAAACGCCTTAAACAGTCCAACCTCGAAGGCGTGGACGCTGTCTTGTCCGTCAGTCCATACTACAACAAGCCTAGCCAAGAAGGCATAATCCGCCACTTTACGGCCGTGGCCGACGCTTCGCCGAAACCGGTGATCCTCTACAACGTCCCCGGACGTACGGGATCAAATATGAGCGCCGAAACCACCCTCAAGCTCGCCGAACACGAGAACATCATCGGCATCAAGGAAGCCTCCGGCGACCTGAACCAGTGCATCGAGATCGCCAAGCATAAGCCCGCCGACTTTCTCCTGATCTCCGGCGACGATATGCTTACCACCTCCCTCATCAGCTTCGGCGGAGCGGGAGTGATCTCGGTACTCGCCAACGCCTTCCCGGCGCTGATGGGCAAAATGACCAACGCCGCCCTCCAAGGCGACTTCGGAGTAGCCAGCAACGCGCTCTTCGCCCTTTCCAGCATCAACCCGCATATGTACACCGAATCGAACCCAGTGGGCGTAAAAGCCGCCATGGAAATCCTCGGCGTATGCAAAGGACACGTACGCCTCCCCTTGGCAGAAGCCAGCGAAGGTCTCCGCGCCAACATCGAAGCCGAAATCAAAAAAATGGGTCTCTAA
- a CDS encoding pentapeptide repeat-containing protein, whose product MVAIVSIPLSLNYLDELASLFTIGVKDANPKGEMLKILTPVWAGIIGAIALRVNFLRSAAFMKQASNTERGLVEERFKNAIEHLGSDKDPIVLGGIYALHDIAKENESYREPVFNILCGMIRSEGKELSKRCDQMQKKELESLKEQIEDAKKTGTLEQQNILKVRFQQVDDIDYENCYLPSISFLTHTIVTLAFTKKGKKGSIYKIRKRNLSQGNLKAGKLNFFCFNNMELNRTNFTWAELNEAEFIEADLSYVNLISAHLSRAKLYKANLYYADLSRTKLEDTDLSGANLEGSILNETSLNCTNLEGANLNDAILNDSVFYHTKLNKTDFKGSDLTSTKYFDTNDSSLKSVTPNYLKEKGAIFDETTKFLYQEDFGALTISVESSLFAK is encoded by the coding sequence GTGGTAGCTATAGTAAGTATTCCTCTCTCATTAAACTATCTCGATGAATTGGCAAGCCTTTTCACCATCGGAGTAAAAGACGCCAACCCAAAAGGCGAAATGCTTAAAATCCTAACTCCAGTTTGGGCCGGAATCATTGGAGCTATTGCTCTACGGGTGAACTTTCTTAGATCAGCCGCATTTATGAAACAAGCTTCCAATACAGAAAGGGGCTTAGTGGAAGAACGATTCAAAAATGCTATCGAACACCTAGGTAGCGACAAGGACCCGATAGTCTTAGGCGGAATCTACGCTCTACATGATATTGCAAAAGAAAACGAGAGCTATCGAGAACCTGTGTTTAACATCTTATGCGGAATGATTCGTAGTGAAGGAAAGGAATTGAGTAAACGGTGTGATCAAATGCAGAAAAAAGAGCTAGAATCATTAAAAGAACAAATCGAAGATGCAAAAAAAACAGGAACTCTAGAACAGCAAAATATATTGAAAGTCCGCTTCCAACAAGTAGATGATATAGATTACGAAAACTGCTACCTCCCAAGTATAAGTTTCCTAACCCATACAATAGTGACGTTAGCCTTTACCAAAAAAGGTAAAAAAGGCAGTATATATAAAATACGTAAAAGAAACCTAAGCCAAGGAAACCTAAAAGCCGGAAAGCTCAATTTTTTCTGTTTCAACAACATGGAATTGAACAGAACAAACTTTACATGGGCAGAATTGAATGAAGCAGAATTTATAGAAGCGGATTTAAGTTATGTGAATTTGATTAGTGCCCATTTAAGCAGGGCAAAACTCTACAAGGCGAACCTATATTACGCAGACCTTAGTAGAACAAAATTGGAGGACACTGACTTAAGCGGGGCAAATCTGGAAGGCTCAATTCTAAATGAAACATCCTTAAATTGCACTAACTTGGAAGGGGCTAACTTAAATGATGCGATCTTAAATGATTCGGTCTTTTATCACACCAAATTAAACAAGACCGATTTCAAAGGATCTGACTTAACAAGCACAAAATACTTTGACACAAACGACTCAAGCCTCAAAAGTGTCACCCCAAACTACCTCAAAGAAAAAGGAGCCATCTTCGATGAAACCACAAAGTTCTTATATCAAGAAGATTTTGGTGCTTTGACAATTTCTGTGGAAAGTAGTCTCTTTGCAAAATGA
- a CDS encoding ISL3 family transposase: protein MQNDGRRILRVNSAPTLSEGGICSARSKEDRYSLPNYRECPVCLKKRETINQYSLHKYQDLSISGKEVWLHVRVPQFVCEGCGRYFLHRPEWASSGKSHTDRQSKWIFELCAKQSFSEVAALVNACHKTVERIYFRHANKAVDLLGRYARVRKLGIDELAHRKGKKDYVCVLTDLERGIHLDILKDRKKETIRSHFQSLGNGFMRRIEVVACDIWRPYIDVCEACFPNAAVVIDYFHVVKSLNDSLDGIRKKLRKEHKDTDCFKNIKWALFKRPDHCCSRQRESLGRAFRDSALLKDAYDLRNEFLEIMDFSETKVSDEKRLDQWIEKARDVNQKGFNRFVKTLCRWRTQIWAFTQTGVTNAMTEGLNNMIRYYKRISFGIPNFEHMRIRVLVSGI from the coding sequence TTGCAAAATGACGGAAGAAGAATTTTACGGGTCAATTCTGCACCTACCTTATCTGAAGGTGGAATCTGTAGTGCACGGTCCAAAGAAGATAGGTATTCACTGCCAAATTACCGTGAATGTCCCGTTTGTCTTAAGAAAAGAGAAACAATCAACCAATACAGTCTGCATAAATACCAAGACTTGAGCATCAGCGGAAAAGAGGTTTGGCTTCACGTCCGGGTTCCCCAGTTTGTTTGTGAAGGTTGCGGGAGATACTTTCTTCACAGGCCTGAATGGGCCTCGTCCGGAAAATCCCATACCGACAGGCAATCAAAATGGATCTTCGAACTTTGCGCCAAACAATCGTTCAGCGAGGTCGCCGCTTTGGTCAACGCTTGCCATAAGACGGTGGAGAGAATATATTTTCGGCACGCAAACAAAGCCGTCGATTTGCTTGGCAGGTACGCCCGCGTCAGAAAATTGGGCATTGACGAATTGGCGCACCGAAAAGGGAAGAAAGACTATGTTTGCGTGCTTACGGACTTGGAACGGGGCATTCACCTCGACATTCTCAAAGACCGGAAAAAAGAAACGATTAGGTCTCATTTCCAGTCTCTTGGCAACGGATTCATGCGGAGGATAGAGGTTGTCGCCTGCGATATATGGAGGCCCTACATTGATGTGTGCGAGGCTTGTTTTCCCAACGCTGCGGTAGTCATCGATTATTTTCATGTCGTCAAATCCCTGAACGATTCATTAGACGGAATCAGGAAAAAGTTGCGAAAAGAACACAAAGACACGGACTGTTTCAAGAATATAAAATGGGCCCTTTTTAAACGTCCTGACCATTGTTGTTCCCGGCAACGGGAATCTTTGGGTCGGGCGTTCCGGGATTCCGCCTTATTGAAAGACGCCTATGACCTACGGAACGAATTTTTGGAGATCATGGACTTTTCAGAAACCAAGGTATCCGACGAGAAACGATTGGACCAATGGATCGAAAAAGCACGGGACGTGAACCAAAAAGGGTTCAACAGATTTGTTAAGACCCTTTGTCGCTGGCGCACTCAGATATGGGCTTTCACTCAAACCGGAGTGACTAACGCAATGACCGAAGGCTTGAATAACATGATTCGGTACTACAAACGAATCTCATTCGGGATACCGAATTTTGAGCATATGAGAATTAGGGTATTAGTTTCTGGGATATAG
- a CDS encoding IS982 family transposase: MTVLDTLKLTEIFIASDDFCKRLDEYHKEKGIGNQKKSGRPATMSDSEIMTVLIFFHLSGIRCFKWYYNNVLMVYLRSYFPDLPDYTTFLTASNRVFAPMTLFMQAVRLSPRTGHNYVDSKPLAVCHNKRIKQHRVFAGIAKRGKSSMGWFFGFKLHAVINEYGQLVVVRISSGNVSDNNHKMLRSLTKDLQGFLYGDKGYISKLRDELRGKGLTLVTKLRSKMRPKEMLAEEQKHYLKHRRLIKSAFDILKHVCQIEHSRHRSVKGFLINTIAALLAYTFLDKTPECPKFPKKLGKWDRKMTIELI, encoded by the coding sequence ATGACCGTTCTGGACACTCTCAAATTAACTGAAATTTTCATCGCTTCCGACGATTTCTGCAAACGATTGGACGAGTACCACAAGGAGAAAGGAATCGGAAACCAGAAGAAATCCGGTAGGCCCGCGACGATGAGTGACAGTGAAATCATGACGGTTTTGATATTCTTTCACCTCTCCGGCATCCGGTGTTTCAAGTGGTACTACAACAACGTGCTTATGGTTTACCTGAGAAGCTACTTTCCGGACCTGCCGGACTACACCACTTTCCTTACCGCCTCAAACCGGGTTTTCGCTCCCATGACGCTTTTTATGCAGGCCGTCAGGCTGTCTCCCCGGACAGGCCACAATTACGTGGACTCCAAACCTCTGGCCGTGTGCCACAACAAAAGAATAAAACAACACAGGGTTTTCGCCGGAATCGCCAAACGTGGCAAGAGCTCGATGGGATGGTTCTTCGGGTTTAAGCTCCATGCCGTCATAAACGAATACGGACAGCTGGTCGTCGTCAGGATATCTTCGGGAAATGTATCGGACAACAACCACAAAATGCTCAGGTCACTCACCAAAGACCTGCAAGGGTTCCTCTATGGGGACAAAGGGTATATTTCCAAACTCAGGGACGAACTCAGGGGCAAAGGCCTAACCTTGGTCACAAAGCTCAGGAGTAAAATGAGGCCCAAAGAAATGCTTGCCGAAGAGCAAAAACACTATTTGAAGCACAGGCGGCTAATCAAATCGGCGTTCGATATCCTCAAACATGTTTGCCAGATTGAACACTCAAGGCACAGAAGCGTCAAAGGGTTTCTAATCAACACAATAGCCGCGTTACTCGCTTATACTTTCCTTGACAAAACACCTGAATGCCCTAAATTCCCCAAGAAGCTGGGGAAGTGGGATAGGAAGATGACGATTGAACTAATCTAA